Below is a genomic region from Vairimorpha necatrix chromosome 1, complete sequence.
GTATAAATTGATAGTTTGTTATTGGcctaaattaaattattcctTATGAGAAGATTTATTGTTGGCATATGTTATTTAACTACAtcattgtaaaaaaaaatataaaatttacattgacgaattaaattagaaaaaaaaacataaatacgACTTGCTTGCAAATCATGTGGCTTCTctcaataaatataagcCGAAATATATCTTTATGTAATGACTTAGGATGGAATAGTAACTAATTTTCTTCGCGCGCATACCAAAGAGCTCCAATTAGAACCCAGAACTGAAGTATAAATACAAACAAGAGTTCTTAAAATGACTTTTTAAAGCCTAACTATGTCGGTCAGATATGGGCTTGATACTGTTCAAAGGGGGGTATATGAGAGTCAAATATGTGAATTTCAGGAGGAACTCCGGGATCTGTCAGAAGAGACTGTAAGcgtataatattaaaagtaaTTAGTAAGTaagataatataatatacccaaaaaagtaattttatttttttacattcacgaattttatttttgataaatacaAATGTCAAATGCCCCTTTCATGGTGTCGTCCTtcttagaaaatataaacactcaagaaataaaaataagagtcttttttaaacataaaatagaaaatttcGGATTTCTTGTAAGTGAAACATATAAAGACATAGAAGCCGGAACTAAGGTCGATGTTCCACTGTACATTGCTCAATTTctaatagaaaataatcATTGCACACTTGTCAATCCAATCCTTTCAGAGGAAACTGAAAACGATTTGAAAGCCAACTCGTCAATAATTAATCTGAATTCTCTATACAAagaattttacaaatttattgtaaatttcaAATCTAATGATTTTGTTCtaaatattatgttttCGAGGTATACTAtactttataaattgatACTTAAAGAACAACTTGATGAAGATGACGTATTTATGTTAGACAATagtgaaaaaaaaattataaagatggcaaggaaaaaatatttaatgtacagggaatattttataaaaagttgaaacaataaaa
It encodes:
- a CDS encoding DNA replication complex GINS protein PSF3; its protein translation is MVSSFLENINTQEIKIRVFFKHKIENFGFLVSETYKDIEAGTKVDVPLYIAQFLIENNHCTLVNPILSEETENDLKANSSIINLNSLYKEFYKFIVNFKSNDFVLNIMFSRYTILYKLILKEQLDEDDVFMLDNSEKKIIKMARKKYLMYREYFIKS